Proteins from a single region of Candidatus Palauibacter soopunensis:
- the thiE gene encoding thiamine phosphate synthase, with translation MPGSPTPDGWPLMVITHPRPACDRPLEQVVAECVDAGAPAIQLRDKTADSRALASTAERLRAITKSAGAAFIVNDRLDVALAVGADGVHLGPDDLTVSAARNIAPSDFIIGYSTDDPEEARRGAAARADYLGVGAVFGTRSKPGLADEAIGPDRVRLVREASGLPCLGIGGITPQNAPEVLETGAGIAVLSAVMSASDPAAVVRELLRIAGGGGGCGR, from the coding sequence GTGCCCGGCTCGCCCACGCCGGATGGCTGGCCTCTCATGGTGATCACCCACCCGAGGCCCGCCTGCGACCGTCCGCTCGAGCAGGTCGTAGCGGAATGCGTGGACGCCGGGGCACCTGCGATTCAACTCCGGGACAAGACCGCGGACAGCCGCGCGCTCGCCTCGACCGCGGAGCGGCTCCGTGCGATCACGAAGTCTGCGGGCGCCGCCTTCATCGTGAACGATCGTCTCGATGTCGCCCTTGCCGTCGGCGCGGATGGCGTCCATCTGGGTCCGGACGATCTCACCGTCTCGGCCGCCCGCAACATCGCCCCCAGCGACTTCATCATCGGCTATTCCACCGATGATCCCGAGGAAGCTCGCCGCGGGGCGGCTGCGCGGGCGGACTATCTGGGCGTCGGAGCCGTGTTCGGTACGCGCTCCAAGCCCGGCCTCGCCGACGAAGCGATCGGACCTGACCGAGTCCGGCTCGTCCGGGAGGCCAGCGGTCTCCCCTGTCTCGGAATCGGCGGCATCACGCCGCAGAACGCTCCCGAGGTGCTCGAGACCGGCGCCGGCATCGCGGTCCTGTCAGCTGTAATGTCCGCCTCGGACCCTGCAGCGGTCGTACGGGAGCTTCTTCGCATCGCCGGCGGAGGAGGAGGGTGTGGGCGCTAG